Proteins found in one Brachypodium distachyon strain Bd21 chromosome 5, Brachypodium_distachyon_v3.0, whole genome shotgun sequence genomic segment:
- the LOC100826932 gene encoding protein argonaute 1B isoform X2 — MVRKKRTGPASPGESSGEASGASGQGSSQRTERAPQQHGGGRGWVPPQGGRGGGPHQGRGGPYQGPGGPAPPEFQQRDYQGRGHAGGGPPEYQQRDYQGRGHPGGGPPEYQPRDYQGRGGPRPRGGGMPQPYYGGHRGGSGGRNVPPGPSRTVPELHQAPHVQYQAPMVSPSASGAGSSSQPVVEVSSGQVQQQFQKLAIIDQSSTSQASQLAPASSKSVRFPLRPGKGTYGDRCVVKANHFFAELPDKDLHQYDVTITPEVTSRGVNRAVMAELVKLYRQSHLDGRLPAYDGRKSLYTAGPLPFTSRTFEITLQDEEESLGGGQVVPRRERQFRVVIKFAARADLHHLAMFLAGRQPDAPQEALQVLDIVLRELPTARYSPVGRSFYSPNLGRRQKLGEGLESWRGFYQSIRPTQMGLSLNIDMSSTAFIEPLPVIEFVAQLLCRDISVRPLSDSDRVKIKKALRGVKVEVTHRGNMRRKYRISGLTSQATRELSFPVDERGTVKTVVQYFLETYGFNIQHTTLPCLQVGNQQRPNYLPMEVCKIVEGQRYSKRLNEKQITALLKVTCQRPQEREKDILTTVHHNAYYEDPYAQEFGIKIDERLASVEARVLPPPRLKYHDSGREKDVLPRIGQWNMMNKKMVNGGRVSNWACINFSRNVQDSAAKGFCHELAIMCQISGMDFAPEPVLPPLTARPEHVERALKARYQDAMNIIRPQGRELDLLIVILPDNNGSLYGDLKRICETDLGLVSQCCLTKHVFKMSKQYLANVALKINVKVGGRNTVLVDALTRRIPLVSDRPTIIFGADVTHPHPGEDSSPSIAAVVASQDWPEVTKYAGLVSAQAHRQELIQDLFKVWQDPQRGTVTGGMIKELLISFKRATGQKPQRIIFYRDGVSEGQFYQVLLYELDAIRKACASLEPNYQPPVTFVVVQKRHHTRLFANNHNDQRTVDRSGNILPGTVVDSKICHPTEFDFYLCSHAGIQGTSRPAHYHVLWDENKFTADELQTLTNNLCYTYARCTRSVSIVPPAYYAHLAAFRARFYMEPDTSDSGSMASGARGPPQGGSRSTRAFGNVAVRPLPALKENVKRVMFYC, encoded by the exons ATGGTTAGGAAGAAGAGAACTGGTCCTGCCAGCCCTGGAGAGAGTTCTGGGGAGGCTTCGGGAGCTTCTGGGCAGGGTTCCTCACAGCGAACTGAAAGAGCTCCTCAACAGCATGGTGGTGGACGTGGTTGGGTACCTCCACAGGGTGGCCGTGGTGGTGGGCCACACCAGGGGCGTGGTGGACCCTATCAGGGCCCTGGTGGGCCAGCTCCACCGGAATTTCAACAGCGTGATTATCAGGGACGTGGACATGCAGGTGGTGGCCCACCTGAATATCAACAGCGTGACTATCAGGGACGTGGACATCCAGGTGGTGGTCCACCTGAATATCAGCCGCGTGACTATCAGGGACGTGGTGGTCCAAGGCCCAGAGGTGGTGGAATGCCGCAGCCATACTATGGTGGGCATAGGGGAGGTAGTGGTGGACGCAATGTTCCCCCAGGTCCATCAAGAACAGTTCCCGAGCTGCACCAAGCCCCTCATGTCCAATATCAAGCCCCGATGGTTTCCCCATCCGCATCGGGAGCTGGCTCATCCTCTCAGCCCGTGGTGGAGGTGAGCAGTGGACAAGTCCAGCAACAGTTTCAAAAACTTGCCATCATTGACCAAAGTTCGACCAGCCAAGCCTCTCAACTGGCACCAGCGTCGAGCAAATCAGTTAGATTCCCATTGCGCCCTGGAAAGGGTACATATGGGGATAGGTGTGTCGTCAAGGCAAACCATTTCTTTGCTGAGCTTCCTGATAAGGACCTCCACCAATACGAT GTGACCATAACGCCAGAGGTTACATCACGTGGTGTTAATCGTGCTGTGATGGCAGAACTTGTTAAGCTTTACAGACAATCTCATTTGGATGGACGTTTACCTGCTTATGATGGAAGGAAGAGCCTCTATACAGCTGGGCCGTTGCCGTTTACGTCAAGGACATTTGAAATTACTCTGcaagacgaagaagaaagCCTTGGTGGTGGACAAGTCGTGCCAAG GCGCGAGAGACAATTCAGGGTGGTGATCAAATTTGCTGCTCGTGCTGATCTCCACCATTTGGCTATGTTTCTAGCTGGGAGGCAGCCTGATGCACCACAAGAAGCTCTTCAGGTGCTTGATATTGTGCTACGTGAATTGCCTACTGCAAG GTATTCTCCAGTTGGCCGATCATTTTATTCTCCAAACTTAGGGAGACGTCAGAAACTTGGTGAAGGTTTGGAAAGTTGGCGTGGATTTTACCAAAGTATAAGACCTACACAGATGGGACTATCGCTTAATATTG ATATGTCTTCTACTGCATTTATTGAGCCTCTCCCTGTGATTGAATTTGTTGCTCAGCTTCTGTGTAGAGACATCTCAGTTAGACCGCTGTCTGATTCAGATCGTGTGAAG ATTAAAAAGGCGTTGCGAGGTGTAAAGGTGGAGGTGACGCATCGAGGGAACATGCGTAGGAAATATCGTATATCTGGTCTAACGTCACAAGCTACACGAGAGCTATC ATTCCCTGTCGATGAACGTGGTACTGTAAAAACCGTGGTGCAATACTTCCTGGAGACATATGGTTTTAATATTCAGCACACCACTCTGCCTTGCTTGCAAGTGGGCAATCAGCAGAGGCCGAATTATCTTCCTATGGAG GTTTGTAAGATTGTTGAAGGACAACGTTACTCGAAGCGCCTGAATGAGAAACAGATAACTGCTCTACTGAAAGTCACTTGCCAACGCCCTCAGGAGCGCGAAAAGGATATCTTGACG ACTGTGCATCACAATGCATACTATGAGGATCCATATGCACAGGAATTTGGCATAAAAATTGATGAGCGCCTTGCATCGGTTGAAGCTCGTGTTCTTCCCCCGCCAAGA CTTAAGTACCATGATAGTGGCAGAGAGAAGGATGTCTTGCCCAGAATCGGCCAGtggaatatgatgaacaag AAAATGGTGAATGGTGGTCGAGTCAGTAACTGGGCATGTATTAACTTCTCTCGGAATGTTCAAGATAGTGCTGCCAAGGGTTTCTGCCATGAGCTGGCTATAATGTGCCAAATATCTGGAATG GACTTTGCACCTGAACCTGTGCTACCCCCACTTACCGCGAGACCTGAGCATGTGGAAAGAGCACTAAAGGCTCGTTATCAAGATGCCATGAACATAATCAGACCCCAGGGCAGAGAACTTGATCTGCTAATTGTTATACTGCCTGACAATAATGGTTCTCTTTATG GGGATCTCAAAAGGATTTGCGAGACTGATCTGGGATTGGTATCTCAATGTTGTCTCACAAAGCACGTCTTTAAGATGAGCAAGCAGTATCTTGCCAATGTAGCACTTAAAATTAATGTTAAG GTAGGAGGAAGGAATACTGTACTTGTTGATGCTTTGACAAGGAGGATTCCCCTTGTTAGTGACAGACCAACCATAATATTTGGTGCTGATGTTACACATCCTCATCCTGGTGAAGATTCCAGTCCTTCCATTGCCGCA GTGGTTGCTTCCCAAGACTGGCCTGAGGTCACCAAGTATGCAGGATTAGTGAGCGCACAAGCCCATAGACAAGAGTTGATACAGGATCTATTTAAAGTATGGCAGGATCCCCAAAGAGGAACTGTGACTGGTGGCATGATCAA GGAGCTTCTCATTTCTTTCAAGAGGGCAACTGGGCAAAAGCCACAGCGAATCATATTTTACAG GGATGGTGTCAGCGAAGGACAGTTCTATCAAGTTCTGTTGTATGAGCTTGATGCCATTAGAAAG GCCTGTGCATCCTTGGAGCCAAATTATCAGCCTCCAGTTACCTTCGTAGTTGTCCAGAAGCGTCATCATACCAGGCTTTTTGCTAATAACCACAACGATCAGCGTACTGTGGATAGAAGCGGGAATATACTGCCTG GCACTGTTGTTGATTCCAAGATTTGCCATCCGACAGAGTTTGATTTCTACTTGTGTAGCCATGCTGGCATTCAG GGAACAAGCCGCCCTGCTCATTATCATGTTCTGTGGGATGAGAACAAATTTACTGCTGATGAGTTGCAAACTCTCACAAACAACTTGTGCTACAC GTACGCAAGGTGCACCCGCTCTGTATCAATAG TGCCGCCGGCATATTATGCACATTTGGCGGCCTTCCGAGCAAGATTTTACATGGAGCCAGATACCTCTGACAGTGGGTCCATGGCAAGTGGTGCCCGTGGCCCTCCACAGGGTGGTTCGCGCAGTACAAGGGCGTTTGGGAATGTTGCTGTCAGGCCTCTGCCTGCCCTCAAGGAAAACGTGAAGCGTGTCATGTTTTACTGTTAA
- the LOC100826932 gene encoding protein argonaute 1B isoform X1, whose translation MAMRLENGYAHHPAPTMVRKKRTGPASPGESSGEASGASGQGSSQRTERAPQQHGGGRGWVPPQGGRGGGPHQGRGGPYQGPGGPAPPEFQQRDYQGRGHAGGGPPEYQQRDYQGRGHPGGGPPEYQPRDYQGRGGPRPRGGGMPQPYYGGHRGGSGGRNVPPGPSRTVPELHQAPHVQYQAPMVSPSASGAGSSSQPVVEVSSGQVQQQFQKLAIIDQSSTSQASQLAPASSKSVRFPLRPGKGTYGDRCVVKANHFFAELPDKDLHQYDVTITPEVTSRGVNRAVMAELVKLYRQSHLDGRLPAYDGRKSLYTAGPLPFTSRTFEITLQDEEESLGGGQVVPRRERQFRVVIKFAARADLHHLAMFLAGRQPDAPQEALQVLDIVLRELPTARYSPVGRSFYSPNLGRRQKLGEGLESWRGFYQSIRPTQMGLSLNIDMSSTAFIEPLPVIEFVAQLLCRDISVRPLSDSDRVKIKKALRGVKVEVTHRGNMRRKYRISGLTSQATRELSFPVDERGTVKTVVQYFLETYGFNIQHTTLPCLQVGNQQRPNYLPMEVCKIVEGQRYSKRLNEKQITALLKVTCQRPQEREKDILTTVHHNAYYEDPYAQEFGIKIDERLASVEARVLPPPRLKYHDSGREKDVLPRIGQWNMMNKKMVNGGRVSNWACINFSRNVQDSAAKGFCHELAIMCQISGMDFAPEPVLPPLTARPEHVERALKARYQDAMNIIRPQGRELDLLIVILPDNNGSLYGDLKRICETDLGLVSQCCLTKHVFKMSKQYLANVALKINVKVGGRNTVLVDALTRRIPLVSDRPTIIFGADVTHPHPGEDSSPSIAAVVASQDWPEVTKYAGLVSAQAHRQELIQDLFKVWQDPQRGTVTGGMIKELLISFKRATGQKPQRIIFYRDGVSEGQFYQVLLYELDAIRKACASLEPNYQPPVTFVVVQKRHHTRLFANNHNDQRTVDRSGNILPGTVVDSKICHPTEFDFYLCSHAGIQGTSRPAHYHVLWDENKFTADELQTLTNNLCYTYARCTRSVSIVPPAYYAHLAAFRARFYMEPDTSDSGSMASGARGPPQGGSRSTRAFGNVAVRPLPALKENVKRVMFYC comes from the exons CGCCCACCATGGTTAGGAAGAAGAGAACTGGTCCTGCCAGCCCTGGAGAGAGTTCTGGGGAGGCTTCGGGAGCTTCTGGGCAGGGTTCCTCACAGCGAACTGAAAGAGCTCCTCAACAGCATGGTGGTGGACGTGGTTGGGTACCTCCACAGGGTGGCCGTGGTGGTGGGCCACACCAGGGGCGTGGTGGACCCTATCAGGGCCCTGGTGGGCCAGCTCCACCGGAATTTCAACAGCGTGATTATCAGGGACGTGGACATGCAGGTGGTGGCCCACCTGAATATCAACAGCGTGACTATCAGGGACGTGGACATCCAGGTGGTGGTCCACCTGAATATCAGCCGCGTGACTATCAGGGACGTGGTGGTCCAAGGCCCAGAGGTGGTGGAATGCCGCAGCCATACTATGGTGGGCATAGGGGAGGTAGTGGTGGACGCAATGTTCCCCCAGGTCCATCAAGAACAGTTCCCGAGCTGCACCAAGCCCCTCATGTCCAATATCAAGCCCCGATGGTTTCCCCATCCGCATCGGGAGCTGGCTCATCCTCTCAGCCCGTGGTGGAGGTGAGCAGTGGACAAGTCCAGCAACAGTTTCAAAAACTTGCCATCATTGACCAAAGTTCGACCAGCCAAGCCTCTCAACTGGCACCAGCGTCGAGCAAATCAGTTAGATTCCCATTGCGCCCTGGAAAGGGTACATATGGGGATAGGTGTGTCGTCAAGGCAAACCATTTCTTTGCTGAGCTTCCTGATAAGGACCTCCACCAATACGAT GTGACCATAACGCCAGAGGTTACATCACGTGGTGTTAATCGTGCTGTGATGGCAGAACTTGTTAAGCTTTACAGACAATCTCATTTGGATGGACGTTTACCTGCTTATGATGGAAGGAAGAGCCTCTATACAGCTGGGCCGTTGCCGTTTACGTCAAGGACATTTGAAATTACTCTGcaagacgaagaagaaagCCTTGGTGGTGGACAAGTCGTGCCAAG GCGCGAGAGACAATTCAGGGTGGTGATCAAATTTGCTGCTCGTGCTGATCTCCACCATTTGGCTATGTTTCTAGCTGGGAGGCAGCCTGATGCACCACAAGAAGCTCTTCAGGTGCTTGATATTGTGCTACGTGAATTGCCTACTGCAAG GTATTCTCCAGTTGGCCGATCATTTTATTCTCCAAACTTAGGGAGACGTCAGAAACTTGGTGAAGGTTTGGAAAGTTGGCGTGGATTTTACCAAAGTATAAGACCTACACAGATGGGACTATCGCTTAATATTG ATATGTCTTCTACTGCATTTATTGAGCCTCTCCCTGTGATTGAATTTGTTGCTCAGCTTCTGTGTAGAGACATCTCAGTTAGACCGCTGTCTGATTCAGATCGTGTGAAG ATTAAAAAGGCGTTGCGAGGTGTAAAGGTGGAGGTGACGCATCGAGGGAACATGCGTAGGAAATATCGTATATCTGGTCTAACGTCACAAGCTACACGAGAGCTATC ATTCCCTGTCGATGAACGTGGTACTGTAAAAACCGTGGTGCAATACTTCCTGGAGACATATGGTTTTAATATTCAGCACACCACTCTGCCTTGCTTGCAAGTGGGCAATCAGCAGAGGCCGAATTATCTTCCTATGGAG GTTTGTAAGATTGTTGAAGGACAACGTTACTCGAAGCGCCTGAATGAGAAACAGATAACTGCTCTACTGAAAGTCACTTGCCAACGCCCTCAGGAGCGCGAAAAGGATATCTTGACG ACTGTGCATCACAATGCATACTATGAGGATCCATATGCACAGGAATTTGGCATAAAAATTGATGAGCGCCTTGCATCGGTTGAAGCTCGTGTTCTTCCCCCGCCAAGA CTTAAGTACCATGATAGTGGCAGAGAGAAGGATGTCTTGCCCAGAATCGGCCAGtggaatatgatgaacaag AAAATGGTGAATGGTGGTCGAGTCAGTAACTGGGCATGTATTAACTTCTCTCGGAATGTTCAAGATAGTGCTGCCAAGGGTTTCTGCCATGAGCTGGCTATAATGTGCCAAATATCTGGAATG GACTTTGCACCTGAACCTGTGCTACCCCCACTTACCGCGAGACCTGAGCATGTGGAAAGAGCACTAAAGGCTCGTTATCAAGATGCCATGAACATAATCAGACCCCAGGGCAGAGAACTTGATCTGCTAATTGTTATACTGCCTGACAATAATGGTTCTCTTTATG GGGATCTCAAAAGGATTTGCGAGACTGATCTGGGATTGGTATCTCAATGTTGTCTCACAAAGCACGTCTTTAAGATGAGCAAGCAGTATCTTGCCAATGTAGCACTTAAAATTAATGTTAAG GTAGGAGGAAGGAATACTGTACTTGTTGATGCTTTGACAAGGAGGATTCCCCTTGTTAGTGACAGACCAACCATAATATTTGGTGCTGATGTTACACATCCTCATCCTGGTGAAGATTCCAGTCCTTCCATTGCCGCA GTGGTTGCTTCCCAAGACTGGCCTGAGGTCACCAAGTATGCAGGATTAGTGAGCGCACAAGCCCATAGACAAGAGTTGATACAGGATCTATTTAAAGTATGGCAGGATCCCCAAAGAGGAACTGTGACTGGTGGCATGATCAA GGAGCTTCTCATTTCTTTCAAGAGGGCAACTGGGCAAAAGCCACAGCGAATCATATTTTACAG GGATGGTGTCAGCGAAGGACAGTTCTATCAAGTTCTGTTGTATGAGCTTGATGCCATTAGAAAG GCCTGTGCATCCTTGGAGCCAAATTATCAGCCTCCAGTTACCTTCGTAGTTGTCCAGAAGCGTCATCATACCAGGCTTTTTGCTAATAACCACAACGATCAGCGTACTGTGGATAGAAGCGGGAATATACTGCCTG GCACTGTTGTTGATTCCAAGATTTGCCATCCGACAGAGTTTGATTTCTACTTGTGTAGCCATGCTGGCATTCAG GGAACAAGCCGCCCTGCTCATTATCATGTTCTGTGGGATGAGAACAAATTTACTGCTGATGAGTTGCAAACTCTCACAAACAACTTGTGCTACAC GTACGCAAGGTGCACCCGCTCTGTATCAATAG TGCCGCCGGCATATTATGCACATTTGGCGGCCTTCCGAGCAAGATTTTACATGGAGCCAGATACCTCTGACAGTGGGTCCATGGCAAGTGGTGCCCGTGGCCCTCCACAGGGTGGTTCGCGCAGTACAAGGGCGTTTGGGAATGTTGCTGTCAGGCCTCTGCCTGCCCTCAAGGAAAACGTGAAGCGTGTCATGTTTTACTGTTAA